In Aliamphritea ceti, a single window of DNA contains:
- a CDS encoding lipid-binding SYLF domain-containing protein, with the protein MSVRNLICILLGCFLLAVAGCTATGTTSADKRATIEQMHNQVLRDIYAVSPGARSHVAESPGYAVFSNTQLKLFLVAAGGGFGVAKSAGRPTYMKMGEAGVGLGLGVKDFRALFVFHTPKAYRDFVEKGFVFSAEADAAAKASYTGGQAGGGIPLGDMTLYQVTDTGLALQATLKGTKFWRDNELN; encoded by the coding sequence ATGTCTGTAAGAAATCTTATCTGTATTCTGTTGGGATGTTTTTTGCTGGCAGTGGCCGGCTGTACTGCGACGGGAACTACTTCAGCAGATAAACGCGCCACCATTGAACAAATGCACAATCAGGTATTAAGGGATATTTATGCCGTTAGCCCCGGAGCCCGCTCACATGTGGCGGAGTCACCGGGCTATGCGGTATTCAGTAATACCCAGCTGAAACTGTTTCTGGTGGCTGCCGGTGGTGGTTTTGGCGTTGCTAAATCCGCTGGGCGGCCCACCTATATGAAGATGGGAGAGGCTGGTGTCGGACTTGGATTAGGCGTTAAAGACTTCCGTGCTCTGTTTGTATTCCACACGCCAAAAGCTTATCGGGACTTTGTTGAAAAAGGTTTTGTGTTCAGTGCGGAGGCTGATGCCGCTGCAAAAGCGTCTTATACCGGTGGTCAGGCTGGTGGCGGTATTCCGTTAGGGGACATGACGTTGTATCAGGTAACAGATACCGGTCTGGCATTACAGGCCACATTAAAAGGCACCAAGTTCTGGCGTGATAACGAATTGAACTGA
- the cysQ gene encoding 3'(2'),5'-bisphosphate nucleotidase CysQ, with the protein MQTDYLLAPLIDVARQAGDAIMGVYQEMLIDDGIQADIKQDGSPVTRADQAAEDLILPVLKLVAPEVTVISEENASSHVIRAPERFFLVDPLDGTKEFLKKDGKGSFTVNIALIDNGVPVLGVVYAPALGRIFYGNENGAFEENAQGCVRLNPRDVPATGPVAVASVSHRDELTNEWLKQQQIDHTVAIGSSLKFCLLAAGEADVYPRFGPTMEWDTGAGDAVLRAAGGQVNLPEGGAFPYGKAEYRNGAFIAVGRYSVK; encoded by the coding sequence ATGCAAACAGATTACTTGCTGGCGCCCTTGATTGATGTCGCCCGCCAGGCGGGAGATGCCATTATGGGCGTCTATCAGGAAATGCTCATTGATGACGGTATTCAGGCGGATATTAAGCAGGATGGTTCTCCTGTTACGCGTGCGGATCAGGCAGCGGAAGACCTGATTTTGCCTGTGTTAAAACTAGTTGCACCGGAAGTAACCGTTATCTCTGAAGAAAATGCGAGTAGCCATGTTATTCGGGCGCCTGAGCGATTTTTTCTGGTTGATCCGTTAGATGGCACCAAAGAGTTTTTGAAAAAAGATGGCAAAGGCTCATTCACTGTAAATATAGCCCTGATAGATAACGGCGTACCTGTATTAGGGGTAGTGTATGCCCCGGCGCTGGGACGGATTTTTTATGGCAACGAGAACGGAGCATTTGAAGAAAATGCACAAGGTTGTGTGCGTCTGAATCCCAGGGATGTACCTGCTACTGGGCCGGTGGCCGTTGCGAGTGTCTCTCATCGTGATGAGCTGACCAATGAATGGCTGAAACAGCAGCAAATTGATCACACGGTTGCGATAGGTTCGTCGCTTAAGTTTTGTTTACTGGCAGCGGGGGAGGCAGATGTATATCCGCGTTTTGGTCCAACGATGGAGTGGGATACCGGTGCGGGAGATGCTGTACTGCGGGCTGCTGGTGGACAGGTGAATTTGCCGGAAGGTGGAGCATTTCCATATGGGAAGGCGGAGTATAGGAATGGAGCGTTTATAGCCGTTGGGCGGTACAGCGTTAAGTAG
- a CDS encoding MarR family winged helix-turn-helix transcriptional regulator, whose protein sequence is MKHTAEGHLLTSIILQTFKLNGLLVLEGDQLVKDVGLTSARWKVLGALSSGPGSMTVPDIARIMGQSRQAVQRLSNEMVKDGLLVTQPNPDHQRAKLLTLTEAGVDAYAQAMEKQIPWVNSLASDLTEADLEQVSVVLQKLMGRLEK, encoded by the coding sequence ATGAAGCACACCGCGGAAGGACATTTGTTAACTAGCATTATTTTGCAAACATTTAAGTTGAATGGTTTGTTGGTGTTGGAAGGAGATCAACTGGTTAAAGACGTAGGGCTGACAAGCGCACGCTGGAAGGTTCTGGGTGCCTTATCCAGTGGACCAGGATCAATGACGGTACCAGATATTGCCCGGATCATGGGGCAGTCGAGACAAGCGGTACAGCGGCTTTCGAATGAGATGGTTAAAGATGGTCTACTGGTTACTCAACCTAATCCGGATCACCAGCGGGCGAAATTATTAACACTTACAGAAGCCGGGGTGGATGCATATGCTCAGGCTATGGAAAAGCAGATTCCCTGGGTTAATTCACTTGCCAGTGATCTGACTGAGGCTGATTTGGAGCAGGTTTCAGTTGTGCTACAAAAGTTGATGGGGCGGTTGGAGAAGTAG